tcataaattacaattataataaaaaatatcaggtaaaaatttaatttctgcaAATGTcattagatttaaatttaccaattAATTTTCTCCATTCTTacatctaaataatttatcttttaaatcAGGATCAAAACGCGGCAATGGATCTCCTGTCACAGGAGCCATTATTTTCCACAGATCCCAGCACAGTTGGTTTTGACATATCAGCTGGCAAGAGATGGATTTATCCTGAAAATTATCCCGTACGTGAGTACCAATTTTCAATTGTAAAAACCTCACTGTTTCAAAATACGTTAGTGTGTTTGCCAACTGGATTGGGCAAGACATTTATCGCAGCTGTTGTTATGTACAATTATTGGCGTTGGTATCCACGTGGTATTATTGTATTCCTAGCACCAACAAAACCACTTGTGGCTCAACAAATTGACGCGTGTCATGACATAATGGGAATTCCAATCAGCGAAACAATACAGCTGACAGGTGTGATTCACCAAAAAGAACGTAAAATTGCTTGGCATGAAAGACGCGTTATTTTCGCAACACCACAGACCTTCCAATATGATCtggctaaaaatataatacccAAAGAACTAGTCAAGTGTGTGATCATTGACGAAGCGCATCGTGCTCTAGGTAAACACGCTTACTGCGAATGCGTccgtattttaaatgaaaaaaataaattttataggcTCGTAGCTCTTTCAGCAACACCAGGAAGTAAACTAGAAGCTGTGCAGGAAGTCATCAACAATCTTCATATATCACGATTAGAATTACGTGATGACGCTTCGCCAGATATTTTACCGTacataaatcaaaaaaatattcaaattgtcGAAGTCGGTATGAATGatcagttcaaaaatttttacgatcgctatataaatataatggaTCCACTGTACCGcgttctattaaaaaataatattataaaaatggaCATTTCATCATTGAGCAAAggaaaaatgttttatatacgaaatgattttcaaaaaaataaaaataaaagatttaattacGGGGAATTGTATAatacgataaatattttatctacgATGGTCTACGCTAAAGACTTGATGATTTATCATGGGCTGAGGACATTCCATAAATTCTATCAGAATCATTCAGACAAGCCGTGGATCAGTGGAAAACCTGAGCTACTGGAATTACTTGACGAGGTCAATCAGTATCTCGGTTCCTTTCCTGACATTCAGGAGCTGGTTGATGGTAACGATAAAGCATTTGCTGATATGAATGTCGTCTATGGGCATCGTAAGTATGAAAAGTTGCAGGAAATACTCACagattatttttcaactgccgagaaaaataaaattagtacaCGAGTGATCGTATTTTCCGAGTTTCGTGAGTCTGTTAGTGAGATTTACGTTTCGCTGTATAAATTACAACCTCTGATAAGGCCGCAGATATTTGTTGGTCAAGCTCATTTGATGAATCAAGCGCAGCAGAAAAAggcaattgaaaattttcgtaacaataaagtaaatgttttaatttcgACGTCTGTTGGTGAAGAAGGTTTGGATGTTGGCGAAGTTGATCTGATTGTCTGCTTCGATACCACGGGAAAAGGACCAACGCGTTTGGTTCAACGGATCGGTAGAACCGGAAGGAAACGTGACGGCCGGGTCATAGTTCTTGTCACTGATGCTAAAGAACACCAGACATTAAAATCAGCTTTGATTTCAAAGGACAATCTCAATGCCAAAGTGATGCAATCGAGACAAGTAAGAGAGGCATTGAATGATAATTCCCCTCGTATGGTTCCGGATGATCTGGAACCCGAGTGTTTGAAAATGAAGATGACTGTGATACCTGTCACCCCACGTGCCAACTCCAAGCGGAAGGTTGGTGATAAAAAGAAAGCTAAAGCTCAGCCTAAACGCAAGTACACAAAACGGAAATCAAAAGATAATTTTGAAGAAGATACTGAAGTTGAAATGGACGagactataaataaatttaacaaaactcGAACGAAAAAAGGTAAGCAGTCGTCGCTGATGAACTTTTTTCAGCAGTCAACGGTCTCGAATTGTCGGGACAGCAGCATGCAAGATGATGAAGTTGTTTGTATGAGAGTCGAAGAAGTATCGCGAGCGGTACCTCAAGTAATaagtcaattaataaattataataatgtacGAATTAAGCCAACCAATGCTAAACTCTTGTCTTCTGATAATGAggctgataattttttgacgctGTGCGCAATGAAGGagtctgaaaaaaatataaatcaagataataaaatattaaactttatatatatgcCTAATTTTGTAGATAGTGAAGAAGATATactagataattttaaattaccctCTCTTAAAGTCTTAGATTGTCTTGTTTCGTTAACTGAATACGTCCCACCGGTTCAAGAAGAGCTGGATGAGtttgatgaattttataatgatttaGGCGACTGGGATAACGATTTTGTTGGTTACAATCAACAAGATGATGGCAATAATTATCACGAGGCTCACAGTAGTTATCACGACTATCAAAACCAGAGTAATTACTATGGGGATAATGGTAATTGtagtaaagaaaattattttataaaccagAAAAGCAAATTCGAGGCATTGCTGGACGATTCCACCGACGATGATGATCTGTACCAACCGGATGAAATACTTCCGCCTCATGAAAGGATTAATTTGACTGAAGACATCCTCGATGTAACGAATACTGATGATCGAACGAAACGCAATCAAAGTTTAGGTGGTTTGAATGAGTCTATTTCCGTTGTCACTGGCGGTGCTTTTGAGGATCTTCTCAATACTTCTTCAGATGAAAGTGTTGAGGAAATTACTAACAGTCCTAGCAAATCTGAGAGTAGTTTGAATAGATTAGAAAGTAAGCAAGCGGATGTTTCAATGAACTGTCAAGTAGATACTGTACCTGtggtaaataatttagatgCTGATACGTTACTGGTTAATAAAGTAGAAGCTAATGATGGTGAAGAAGATGTAGTACCAGTGAATGATTTGGAAGCAGATACGATACCAGTGAATGATTTAGAAGCAGATACAGTAGCAGTGAATGATTTAGAGGCAGATACAATAGCAGTAAATAATGTAGAAGTAGATGCAGAAGTagaagttaataatttaagagCAGATACAATTCCTGTTACTGATTCTgatacattaataattaataaattaccagAATCTGGGGGAAGTCAAAttagaaatgacaaaaaaacttCAACTCAGGTATTAACACAAGATAATTTTGATAACATTGATTTTGAAAGTGATTTTGGGTCTtgggaaaaagaaatttttcaacgtaatattaaatcacaagataataaaaatatgatggATTCAAACGATACTTTGTCTGGTAAAAATAAAGCGggtaatatttttgataatgtcAAAAGTTCAAGAAATCTAGTCATTAGTTCACAAAACCCGTCAATTAACTCAGACTTTAAtcatagaaataaattaataaatataagtaacgGAGAACTAGACGGTAAAAAAGATGACTGTCATTCTCCTGATTTAGTGAGACATTCAAACCACCGTAGGTCAACTCAATCAAAATTCAACCGTACTCTTGActttttgggtaaaaaatcaTTAGAAATAACAGAGAGCTCTTACGGAAACATTCATTCGACTGCGCAATCGGATgatgatatttttgataatgaaAGTTTGATAGCTGACTCGGATTTTGAAGAGCAATTACGCGctgttgaaaatttaaatgatttggataaaaaaagtGACAGTAATATGAaagattgtaataaaaataaattagataaattaaaagacttggataattttagaaatagTTTACCGTTAAGTTCTTCTAGTCCTGTGCAATTGAAAACGAATGACAGAAATTTACCTTTGGAGCCAATTAATGTTGATAGCAATTTAATAGAGACTTATGTCGATGATTGTAATTGGGACAGTGATTTTGAAACGTCTTCTGCGCCAATAACGGAgtgtaaatattttggaaatgaTTCAGAAActgtttttgaaaatattcctACGACTAGTAAACAATCAACATCATCGTTGTCATCAAAACCAAGTGAATCAACAAAATCTATTGATAAAGTTAATGTGCAGAGAAGTCAAAAAGAGAATAATCCGAATTGGTTATCAGCAAAGACTGCGGATAGTAAAAAAACTAATCAAGAAAATTCgttattaaaaacaaacaaatttagCAAAAATCGTTTTCCCGCGCTGACGTTTAATTCTAGATCTAATCTACGAAAAGATTCTTCAGACTCTGACAGCGATTTTGCACCGACAAAAAtagtcaaaaatgttttccatAATCGAggaaatatttacaataatgaaaaaaaattaaccagtgattcaaatttaccagttaataacaataacgttagaaataaatttattcttcCAAAACCCAATAGTCCGAAGTCATTATCTTTGagtaatttaacaaaatttgcgGCACCTAAAGTAACATCAAAATTATCATCGTCATCTAAAACAACGGGTACAGTTTCTACTTCTTCGTGGATCGAATCGAAGAAGTCTAGTTCGCTTGATAGTTTTCCGAAGAAAAAACCATCGCgagaaaaatgtagaaaaaaaagaaaaagaaatggtTTCATTGATGACGAAGCTGAAGTTTCGGATGATGATCATTCACCAGGACATTcgggtgatgatgatgacggtGCTGATTTAGAAGACTTTGTCAGCTATTCTCAGTATCATGATAATTCGGTTGATATGAAAGCTCATTATTTGCAAAGTGTAAAAAGTCCGCGGAGACctgggaaatttttaatacgaaAACCTAAATCACCGCCGCCggatttacaaatttattcaCAAATTATTCCTGATGAACCTAATACGTATCTTtatgtaagtattttttaattaaaaaatacagtcGACTCTACCCGTCATAAGCCTGCCGATCATAAGCCTCTTCTCCTCAATCGGGAGTTACTGAGTCCAAACAGCTTCCCCCACTTAACcacttttttgagtttcgtacCAGACATCCCCTTATAAGCCTCCGTCAAAATTgtctaaattataaactaacaataggaacaaatatcaaaataaatgatgaaaatttactatcgatGTTTCGTGgagaataatttaatcattattaagtaagatattatttattgttcatagttgtaatcattaattacaattaaagcttctgttacaattttaaagttttattgatcattatgttgttcaataacaattattattatcattactgtaattaatactgttgtcattataattttttgcattacaattattatcagtgtaaaaagataagtatttattttagcgcTACAAAGACTAGAAAAATTGGGATAGTGACCTATGTAACAAAACGTAAATATGACGTTTAAAATgatgtaaaataaaacaggcttataacgggtagTCGAGAACAAAACTAAACGCACGGTAGTGGGAAGACTGaaattacaagaaaaatttccccTACGTCCCCTAGaccaggcttataacgggtagtcgactgtaatatattacacaccaagggaggaaagtaggacattaCAACCCACGTGTACAATTGTGTACTCGAGCTGAAGGCGAGGATGACAAACACGTGGATTGGAACGTCTTACCTTCCTCTGTGGTGTGTATAagatttttcaccagatctgggcctgaaagtttaaatttctgcCCTGTTTATAGAGAAGAAAGTCGTTCTCTTCCTTTGGAGAAaacaaatgatgaaaattagcACATGCGCCATTCTTCCGACAAACAGAGgcgaaaatttaaactttcaggtacAGATCTGCTGAAAAATCGTCTGCGGCTCGGGTGGAAATTACACACATGGCttggaatgtcctactttTCACCCTTGGTAtataataaactatttttcatgataccagcatcgaaacttgaactttcagtgtctctacagccagttaaaataagttaatttcaGTCCAAAGCCGCGAATGAATATCAGCAAACGCGTAAATTGCGAATGCCTTCAGttagcgggcagaaacaaacTTGTTTTGACCCTTGGGAAAAAACAAACAATatttctgcccgctgactgaaggcgtttgcaatttaaactctgatacttgtCATTTGTTTGCTAGTAATTTCagaccattaattttatttacgtaaatgacagttctgactgtgattaagtttcataaaaattagtgtgaataataaatagtatttatagtttttacttaattataaattgcaaatgacaatttaatagttgatcacaccattggtcttaaattaacttgtttctgactggctgctgacactgaaactttaagttccaatgcaggtaatcatgaaaaatattctgTGTAACTCAGGATGAAAGACGATTTTCacctgcgggtgatgtcagccaacttcaccctagtctaaaatcgttttattttatcccTTGTTACAAAATCTACAATTTAacaagtttaaattaatttcttctcCAGGATTCATTTTGCGTTGAAGATGATGAAGTTCCTGAAGAACTTTCTTCGGATGAAGTGACGGTAATTGAAGAAGTTGAAAGAAATGaatcaagaaataaaaaaagaaaacgtgATATTTCGCAAGACACTCGATCTAAGCGcaaaagaataattataaattcagaCACCAGCGATGATGAAATTGAAGTATTGCGCGTACAAATCGCTGATGAATcaatgaagttaaaaaataaataatcacaattataatcaaaatatttgttgtaaaaatcaagtttgttatttttctaCTCGTTACAGCGGGATAattcaattttgttaaaagattatttttttattctattatatGACTACAAAATAAATCCCgtgataattgtaatttataaattaataaataagagattttataacattgttataaatattaataaattattaatttttttactcgaagtatttctttttatttcagTACCAAGACCGATagaatagtaaatttttttttttttcactccagTAGTTTTAATgtatggaaaatattttctattgttCAATAATCTTTGAACCCATCGGCAAATGTAATACGAGTGCCAGCATTAAATTATCCTggtgaaatttaaaactatttagtATTCAGTTTAGTTCATGCTACGcttatttcttaaaaaaatgaaaattcaaaggtATGTACTTAAGGATATTggtaaaatataataagtgATTGATGAATAGAAAGGACAAAGGACTTAAGACCCAAAATCTTTGCGAGGGTATAAAAACTTCTGGAAAATCTAAACGTACATGTCAGTGTCCATTCTGCAGTTCTCCAGAGTGCAAGTGATTCTAagctgaaaaattataaaaatttttttttatcaacaaataatTGGTAAATTATGATACTAGACCAATGTGACGCGCAAATAAAATCACTctagtttatatatatgattattgcTGTTTCAAAGGgtacgaaaatatttttttatttgaaattttacaattttggtttatattttatatggcTAAAATAACTCTTTCAAAAAAAGGCTCAAAAAGGGGGAGGGGACAGGGTCCTGTGGGGATCTGAAagcaaaaaatcaaatttttattattctgtaGACTTGCCGCTATTATACTGACCAAtaatatgcatattttttatgtaaaaaattaaattgcgggcttttgaaaaaaaaaatttaaatcccactttttttaatgacgaaattgtgtaaaaaaattaattatttattaaaaatttaatgtttttttgattACTGTAATAGAGACAAGTCtacagaataataaaaattctgagttTTTGCTTCCAGATCCCCACAGAAACctgccccccccccttcctGCCCTTTTTTTGACAGAGTTAATTTGAGccgtataaaatataaacaaaaaattggaaatataAACTACGGAGTGAtcgcattttattttattttccaaaaagAATTTacgaaatagtatattacacacccagggaagtaaagtaagaaatgtctcagatcacatgtaattgttggccgaggcgaagccgaggtcaacaaacatgtgatctgaggctttcttatttacttcccgaggagtgtatactatttttctcctcgacggaggcggaaagcggcaacttcgttttgcacagcgggacgaaagttgacgctttccgcccggaggtgagaaaaatcattaaaaataaaaatatcggcACCCCATTGGTCtagtaccaaaaaaaaattaataatcatcgtctttaaattatttaaaaattttaaactatcatcaattttttttttttatttagaagcTGTCATTATGTACCAAATAGTGATAATCCTTACAGTGGCAGCGGTAGTTTATGGAGGACCAGTAGAATCTCCGACTCAGCAGCCGCAGACTGCAGATTTATCATCTAAAATTTCAACATTAGCACCAACTTACGAACCCGTgccattaaataattactattatccCACGTATCCAGAATATAAACCTGAAGTCCAACCAGATAATACGCAATTGATTCCATCTTTACCACCGCGTCAATCGTCTAGCTGGACATCAACTATAGCTACTAGTTTAATACCCATCGGAAGTTTTGCATTGTCCGTTGGAGCACGTGCATTTGGACATGTCTTTCAATTCATTGCACTTCTCTTCGTCGGACTGACTCTCGTTACATCTCTCTGTACTTTCACACCCCTCTGCACTCTCACATTCTCAGGATTAAATCTTAATAAAAGAGAGGTAAGTACAGAGtatgtttttttatcttcagaaaattaaaaaaaattattaaatctaatttatttatttgtctataaggtaagagacccagtacccgatcactcatgtattttactaaattttactaaatatagatatacaaatacatggaggatccaggtactagttccctgatcgggtactaggtcttttactttacactaaaa
The Microplitis mediator isolate UGA2020A chromosome 6, iyMicMedi2.1, whole genome shotgun sequence genome window above contains:
- the LOC130669786 gene encoding uncharacterized protein LOC130669786, whose translation is MYQIVIILTVAAVVYGGPVESPTQQPQTADLSSKISTLAPTYEPVPLNNYYYPTYPEYKPEVQPDNTQLIPSLPPRQSSSWTSTIATSLIPIGSFALSVGARAFGHVFQFIALLFVGLTLVTSLCTFTPLCTLTFSGLNLNKREVKQQVSELARAFMTPDNLDAATIFVHRAIQKYYQLQNVGAK
- the LOC130669567 gene encoding Fanconi anemia group M protein, producing MDLLSQEPLFSTDPSTVGFDISAGKRWIYPENYPVREYQFSIVKTSLFQNTLVCLPTGLGKTFIAAVVMYNYWRWYPRGIIVFLAPTKPLVAQQIDACHDIMGIPISETIQLTGVIHQKERKIAWHERRVIFATPQTFQYDLAKNIIPKELVKCVIIDEAHRALGKHAYCECVRILNEKNKFYRLVALSATPGSKLEAVQEVINNLHISRLELRDDASPDILPYINQKNIQIVEVGMNDQFKNFYDRYINIMDPLYRVLLKNNIIKMDISSLSKGKMFYIRNDFQKNKNKRFNYGELYNTINILSTMVYAKDLMIYHGLRTFHKFYQNHSDKPWISGKPELLELLDEVNQYLGSFPDIQELVDGNDKAFADMNVVYGHRKYEKLQEILTDYFSTAEKNKISTRVIVFSEFRESVSEIYVSLYKLQPLIRPQIFVGQAHLMNQAQQKKAIENFRNNKVNVLISTSVGEEGLDVGEVDLIVCFDTTGKGPTRLVQRIGRTGRKRDGRVIVLVTDAKEHQTLKSALISKDNLNAKVMQSRQVREALNDNSPRMVPDDLEPECLKMKMTVIPVTPRANSKRKVGDKKKAKAQPKRKYTKRKSKDNFEEDTEVEMDETINKFNKTRTKKGKQSSLMNFFQQSTVSNCRDSSMQDDEVVCMRVEEVSRAVPQVISQLINYNNVRIKPTNAKLLSSDNEADNFLTLCAMKESEKNINQDNKILNFIYMPNFVDSEEDILDNFKLPSLKVLDCLVSLTEYVPPVQEELDEFDEFYNDLGDWDNDFVGYNQQDDGNNYHEAHSSYHDYQNQSNYYGDNGNCSKENYFINQKSKFEALLDDSTDDDDLYQPDEILPPHERINLTEDILDVTNTDDRTKRNQSLGGLNESISVVTGGAFEDLLNTSSDESVEEITNSPSKSESSLNRLESKQADVSMNCQVDTVPVVNNLDADTLLVNKVEANDGEEDVVPVNDLEADTIPVNDLEADTVAVNDLEADTIAVNNVEVDAEVEVNNLRADTIPVTDSDTLIINKLPESGGSQIRNDKKTSTQVLTQDNFDNIDFESDFGSWEKEIFQRNIKSQDNKNMMDSNDTLSGKNKAGNIFDNVKSSRNLVISSQNPSINSDFNHRNKLINISNGELDGKKDDCHSPDLVRHSNHRRSTQSKFNRTLDFLGKKSLEITESSYGNIHSTAQSDDDIFDNESLIADSDFEEQLRAVENLNDLDKKSDSNMKDCNKNKLDKLKDLDNFRNSLPLSSSSPVQLKTNDRNLPLEPINVDSNLIETYVDDCNWDSDFETSSAPITECKYFGNDSETVFENIPTTSKQSTSSLSSKPSESTKSIDKVNVQRSQKENNPNWLSAKTADSKKTNQENSLLKTNKFSKNRFPALTFNSRSNLRKDSSDSDSDFAPTKIVKNVFHNRGNIYNNEKKLTSDSNLPVNNNNVRNKFILPKPNSPKSLSLSNLTKFAAPKVTSKLSSSSKTTGTVSTSSWIESKKSSSLDSFPKKKPSREKCRKKRKRNGFIDDEAEVSDDDHSPGHSGDDDDGADLEDFVSYSQYHDNSVDMKAHYLQSVKSPRRPGKFLIRKPKSPPPDLQIYSQIIPDEPNTYLYDSFCVEDDEVPEELSSDEVTVIEEVERNESRNKKRKRDISQDTRSKRKRIIINSDTSDDEIEVLRVQIADESMKLKNK